A region from the Canis aureus isolate CA01 chromosome 10, VMU_Caureus_v.1.0, whole genome shotgun sequence genome encodes:
- the LOC144321579 gene encoding tRNA-uridine aminocarboxypropyltransferase 2-like isoform X1: protein MCSQSSRPQKVCLCPFLPLHPLHISTHLYIIQHPAEESKVLRTVPLLAACLPQDKCKVKIGRRFSEERDPELSNVCRKSDTLILYPGAEAANLEEFILDSPTYPSTIIIIDGTWSQAKDIFYKNSLFRLPKQPRVSADVEGCLSSTVCLTSLTQSVHVYVY from the exons CCGGCCTCAGAAAGTATGTTTGTGTCCATTTCTACCATTGCATCCTCTGCACATCTCTACTCATTTGTACATAATTCAGCATCCGGCGGAG gaaagcaaaGTGTTGCGGACAGTTCCCCTATTAGCAGCATGCCTCCCCCAGGACAAGTGTAAAGTCAAGATTGGTCGTCGCTTCAGTGAAGAAAG agatCCTGAACTTTCAAATGTTTGTCGGAAGTCTGATACATTAATATTATATCCAGGGGCTGAAGCTGCtaatttggaagaatttatattAGATTCTCCTACTTATCCTTCCACAATCATCATCATTGATGGTACATGGAGCCAGGCTAAGGACATTTTCTATAAGAATTCTTTGTTCCGACTCCCCAAACAG CCTCGTGTCTCTGCAGATGTGGAAGGTTGCCTGTCTTCTACAGTTTGCCTGACATCACTGACACAAAGTGTTCATGTGTATGTATACTAG
- the LOC144321579 gene encoding tRNA-uridine aminocarboxypropyltransferase 2-like isoform X2 translates to MCSQSSRPQKVCLCPFLPLHPLHISTHLYIIQHPAEESKVLRTVPLLAACLPQDKCKVKIGRRFSEERDPELSNVCRKSDTLILYPGAEAANLEEFILDSPTYPSTIIIIDGTWSQAKDIFYKNSLFRLPKQDYWIQ, encoded by the exons CCGGCCTCAGAAAGTATGTTTGTGTCCATTTCTACCATTGCATCCTCTGCACATCTCTACTCATTTGTACATAATTCAGCATCCGGCGGAG gaaagcaaaGTGTTGCGGACAGTTCCCCTATTAGCAGCATGCCTCCCCCAGGACAAGTGTAAAGTCAAGATTGGTCGTCGCTTCAGTGAAGAAAG agatCCTGAACTTTCAAATGTTTGTCGGAAGTCTGATACATTAATATTATATCCAGGGGCTGAAGCTGCtaatttggaagaatttatattAGATTCTCCTACTTATCCTTCCACAATCATCATCATTGATGGTACATGGAGCCAGGCTAAGGACATTTTCTATAAGAATTCTTTGTTCCGACTCCCCAAACAG gATTACTGGATACAGTGA